A single genomic interval of Aedes aegypti strain LVP_AGWG chromosome 1, AaegL5.0 Primary Assembly, whole genome shotgun sequence harbors:
- the LOC5578921 gene encoding uncharacterized protein LOC5578921 produces MWLNCAAVLAPILVMALTMAEDPTASVTVNPRKVINHIAKEFVCFSAKPRSVFENSLNPVSETTFQMAKKLSPMYMKVFGDSSQLELQMDGFVVRDDDSELVQITPNGWRAFNNWAQEAGLVPVFVLDYSGESWKPRNALKVLTVANKLGITNCLWQLGVGNITNAVKYMEDLRAFRAITKAFKYRGIVACDVDPMVVGFDQTRYFNLNVDELADAVSVIYDPSIGSSRLQEFVLQRESYVKGPARSHLPIWLDVRSPLMTAASGKSCNETCLQNGLHYATLLGDAARNGFNTVFKALSRQEVQSYGLTYLIALLHKSTIGTKVFEVPQITDHDVQIFAYCGRVGNGSLTLMAINHHSEDFEFDFKLASKQHSTEVLQYVITVADGTILLNEETFNFEAQLEPSARVRPILKGLQLTIPTQAIAFWVVPNLNLRECFDDYQDLRSKVSRSVTVLESSVDQLLQELIAERAGRQDITQMSRRKRSTDAVEDELKESELVENKQKRGPRAKGKREPRQTLNYRRKERTVRLKEKRAERRQLKLQRRPLRERGKRQSRKRSRCANPSKLKDSKKKTKRSSLAEAVNHPPVFGESYEEQVNRSSFPQGDVHLVISKGPEEEDLLSIEEAPIRQNRKKYRRKKTSKANSSEKDLRFVVPQVAFIREQEMPRPELEVAESIHRQISLNEPEEITKKPKVYPINRELVEVSEIQEAIRTGVPIVKRDHGETDESSLRDDTEGGDYEEQSMEEEQNMDEEQIQDEGGEEQPEDSADNASLPDHSLGASPELGRSIGLSDEDMSEDSSEAYDEMLERRKRSLPSSETDFQLEEPSLVNSTKLQQKFVEMFDQLLGSFQIKSQENSARENLDDDDADQELQRSKRNALLHPRSWESRERTNLLHQKRTSTESRENRISAEQLEEVQKIRAELSKSRIDEQSSTTESNVRNTTASSKDSDRPAVLMMRTVTQLVKSVSTELSRVLSKWLPKSKK; encoded by the exons ATGTGGCTGAATTGTGCAGCGGTGCTAGCACCTATACTGGTGATGGCGTTAACAATGGCAGAAGATCCGACGGCCAGCGTAACGGTGAATCCACGGAAAGTGATCAACCACATTGCGAAGGAGTTTGTGTGCTTTTCGGCGAAGCCGCGAAGTGTGTTTGAAAATTCGCTGAATCCGGTTAGTGAAACGACGTTTCAGATGGCGAAGAAACTGAGCCCGATGTACATGAAGGTTTTCGGGGACTCCAGTCAGTTGGAGTTGCAGATGGACGGATTCGTGGTGAGGGACGATGACTCGGAGCTGGTGCAGATAACGCCGAATGGGTGGCGCGCGTTCAACAATTGGGCCCAGGAAGCGGGGTTGGTGCCGGTGTTTGTGTTGGACTACAGCGGAGAGAGCTGGAAGCCGAGGAATGCGTTGAAGGTGTTGACGGTGGCCAATAAGCTGGGCATTACGAATTGTTTGTGGCAATTGGGAGTCG GGAATATTACGAACGCCGTGAAGTACATGGAAGATCTGCGAGCATTCCGGGCAATCACCAAAGCGTTCAAGTACCGAGGAATTGTTGCTTGCGATGTTGACCCGATGGTCGTAGGATTTGATCAGACTCGCTATTTCAATTTGAATGTCGATGAACTAGCGGATGCCGTATCAGTGATCTA TGACCCGTCCATAGGCAGCAGTCGGCTGCAAGAGTTTGTTCTGCAAAGAGAATCCTACGTTAAAGGCCCCGCGCGATCTCATCTTCCAATATGGTTGGACGTGCGGTCACCCTTAATGACCGCTGCATCTGGGAAGAGTTGCAACGAAACTTGCCTCCAAAATGGTCTGCATTACGCAACGCTTCTGGGAGACGCTGCTCGCAACGGTTTCAATACAGTATTCAAGGCACTGTCCCGGCAAGAAGTCCAGTCGTATGGACTGACCTATCTGATTGCTCTGTTGCACAAGTCAACGATAGGGACAAAAGTATTTGAAGTCCCGCAAATCACCGATCATGACGTACAAATTTTCGCGTACTGCGGACGGGTCGGCAATGGATCTCTTACCCTCATGGCTATCAACCACCATTCGGAAGACTTCGAGTTCGACTTCAAGCTAGCTTCGAAGCAACATTCTACTGAGGTTTTGCAATACGTAATCACTGTAGCCGATGGAACGATACTTCTTAATGAGGAGACGTTTAACTTCGAAGCGCAGCTGGAGCCTTCCGCTAGAGTTCGACCAATACTGAAAGGCCTACAGTTGACTATCCCAACGCAAGCGATTGCCTTTTGGGTCGTCCCCAACCTGAACCTTCGAGAATGCTTTGATGACTACCAAGATCTGCGGTCGAAGGTTTCGCGAAGCGTTACCGTGCTGGAAAGCTCGGTGGATCAATTGCTGCAGGAGTTGATTGCAGAGCGAGCTGGACGACAAGACATCACGCAAATGAGCCGCCGTAAGCGGTCGACGGACGCAGTGGAGGATGAGTTGAAGGAAAGTGAACTGGTGGAGAATAAGCAGAAGCGTGGACCAAGAGCAAAAGGAAAGCGGGAACCTAGGCAAACACTAAACTATCGTCGCAAGGAACGAACAGTGCGGCTGAAGGAAAAGCGAGCTGAGCGCAGACAACTCAAGCTACAAAGACGACCACTGCGGGAACGAGGTAAGCGTCAATCTCGAAAGCGTAGTCGATGTGCCAATCCCTCAAAACTCAAAGATtcgaagaagaagacgaagcgATCTTCGCTTGCAGAGGCAGTGAACCACCCTCCAGTGTTCGGCGAAAGCTACGAAGAGCAAGTCAACCGATCAAGCTTTCCTCAAGGAGACGTGCATTTAGTGATTTCCAAAGGTCCAGAAGAGGAAGACCTGCTATCGATCGAAGAAGCACCCATCAGACAAAATCGGAAGAAGTATCGCAGGAAAAAGACATCCAAGGCAAACTCCTCCGAGAAGGATTTGCGATTCGTTGTGCCGCAGGTCGCATTCATACGAGAACAGGAAATGCCACGGCCAGAACTGGAAGTAGCCGAGTCAATTCACAGGCAAATTTCACTGAATGAACCGGAGGAAATAACCAAGAAACCGAAGGTCTACCCCATCAATCGGGAACTGGTGGAGGTAAGTGAGATTCAGGAGGCAATCAGAACTGGAGTTCCAATCGTGAAACGAGATCATGGGGAAACAGATGAGAGCAGCTTGCGCGATGATACCGAAGGAGGGGACTACGAAGAGCAAAGCATGGAGGAAGAACAAAACATGGATGAAGAACAAATCCAGGATGAGGGAGGTGAGGAGCAACCCGAAGATAGCGCCGATAACGCAAGTTTACCGGACCATTCGCTGGGAGCGTCGCCGGAATTGGGTCGATCGATTGGATTATCCGACGAAGACATGAGCGAAGATTCGTCCGAAGCATACGATGAGATGCTTGAACGGCGGAAACGTTCCTTGCCTTCGTCTGAAACCGACTTCCAGTTGGAGGAACCGTCCTTGGTGAACAGCACAAAGTTGCAGCAAAAGTTCGTGGAAATGTTCGACCAGTTGCTGGGATCGTTCCAAATCAAATCGCAGGAAAACTCAGCCCGCGAGAAcctggatgatgatgatgctgatCAGGAACTGCAGCGATCGAAGCGTAATGCTCTGCTGCATCCACGGTCATGGGAATCCCGAGAACGAACGAATTTGTTGCACCAGAAGCGAACTTCCACGGAGTCGCGGGAGAATAGGATCTCAGCCGAGCAATTGGAGGAAGTTCAAAAAATTCGAGCTGAGTTGTCGAAAAGTAGGATAGACGAACAAAGCAGTACAACAGAGAGTAACGTTCGGAACACAACGGCTTCCAGCAAGGATTCGGACCGACCTGCAGTACTGATGATGCGAACTGTTACTCAGTTGGTGAAAAGCGTATCTACCGAGTTGAGCCGGGTTCTTTCCAAGTGGCTGCCAAAGTCCAAGAAATAG